The genomic stretch ATCGACGAGCTTCTGCGCCTCTTCCTGGGCGAGCAGACGGCGGGCCTCCGCGATCCGCACGCGCCGGCGCTTGGTCCGGCTGGGCAGGATGTTGGAGAGCATCTCCCGGAGGTTGATCCCCATCTCTTCCATGCCCTGGCCCGAGAAGACCTCCACGATGGGTACGGTCTGCTGCTGCGTCTCCAGTTCGATCAGGCGGTCGTCGAGCCGCCCGGCCTGGAGCTGGGCGCGAAGCTTCTCCCGGGTGGCCTCGCGCGAGGGGCCGCCGCCCGCCTCCTCCAGCGACTCGCTGCTGAAGGACTCGCCGCGGCTGCGCGGTAGCAGGAGGTCGAGCAGGCGCTCCTCGGCGAGGTGCTCGGCTTTCTCCTGGACGGCGGCGACCATCTCGGCCCGCACCATGTTCACCGCCAGCTCCGTCAGCTCGCGGATCATCGACTCCACGTCGCGGCCGACGTAGCCGACCTCCGTGTACTTCGACGCCTCGACCTTGATGAACGGCGCCTGGGCCAGGCGAGCCAGCCGCCGGGCGATCTCGGTCTTCCCCACCCCGGTGGGGCCGATCATGATGATGTTCTTGGGCGCGACCTCGTCCCGCAGCTCGGGCGGCAGGTTCTGCCGGCGCCACCGGTTGCGGAGCGCGATGGCCCCCGCGCGCTTGGCCTTGTCCTGACCGACGATGTACCGATCCAGCTCGGCCACGATCTCCGCGG from Candidatus Methylomirabilota bacterium encodes the following:
- the hslU gene encoding ATP-dependent protease ATPase subunit HslU, translating into MNLTPAEIVAELDRYIVGQDKAKRAGAIALRNRWRRQNLPPELRDEVAPKNIIMIGPTGVGKTEIARRLARLAQAPFIKVEASKYTEVGYVGRDVESMIRELTELAVNMVRAEMVAAVQEKAEHLAEERLLDLLLPRSRGESFSSESLEEAGGGPSREATREKLRAQLQAGRLDDRLIELETQQQTVPIVEVFSGQGMEEMGINLREMLSNILPSRTKRRRVRIAEARRLLAQEEAQKLVDPDEAVSQAIRRVENSGIVFVDELDKVAGRESGHGPDVSREGVQRDLLPIVEGSSVTTKYGIVRTDHILFIAAGAFHVAKPADLIPELQGRFPIRVELDTLTREDFVRILTEPRNALITQYVELLKTEKVALTFTPDAIDAVADLAMRVNTATENIGARRLYTIMEKLLEDISFNAPDLPGKELTIDAGYVHQRLADLSRDQDLSRYIL